One Tachypleus tridentatus isolate NWPU-2018 chromosome 3, ASM421037v1, whole genome shotgun sequence DNA window includes the following coding sequences:
- the PIG-O gene encoding phosphatidylinositol glycan anchor biosynthesis class O isoform X3: MDRTWKHVCLVLWIYFLYLYGIYLFASGFLLNRVVIERKSNREDLVRFFNKTSEIVHRHCDVRSDSILYKLPLISRVCREPFRNEFGNEIRREDPCVFEKRFSRAVMIILDGLRYDFTIYQENGTVSGLDRGNRHLFENKLSVFQELKQKHPTGSVLYPFIADPPTTTLQRLKGLMTGSLPTFIDVSANFASYEISEDNLIGQMHSNGKKIVFMGDDTWKGLFPKKFHRSYFYPSFNVKDLHTVDDGIIKHLIPEMERKDWDIIIAHFLGIDHCGHRFGPSHPEMTRKLAQINSIISSVASLINNDMVLFVFGDHGMTSSGDHGGDSRDELTSALFVYTPSKLFDEHPAEYLELVHQVDLVPTISFFLGLPIPFSSLGSVIPSLFYVSTSSGVQDREFKELMSLSVATEILMINTIQVQQYLEVYFTNPDRETQSEFIEAENLLIEVNKTWSDFCAFSDFRKLNEARNKLETIHNGYYQYLKTIKKICDRKWATFDLFLMTNGLIVLTVTTVFCFVFTFLSENVESDVSHLLQFAGVSLTLAVCLYLMDISFLSKMFNTGNITLYITVFLVLLPSLFYCMKFVCYQKNFVFNQFSISLLIFLYFVSFFSNSYVVHEDKCCQYLLQACLIITRLFNKPRTCEKYKPSLDLVFLLTEALELLFLMGSVRCGSLFWKCREEQFLCISSLLPSQLSSFPADYKTVHLFPTCVSLVFTVGFFYWLLYRCLYFSKETASGLCLLYAVPSMTVAIVMYWITEAVPSVVAERVFKGKQEILPQIVYMLASLSLGVVWISPLPVSNMKSTPENMAKLRTVYSSSLLMFCLIILVVSFLLTGDEFSSSLCFLVVSAALYVKRSPGFTMNNEGNLNKFHLPSSVILTWVLFSCHGFFVTGHQCTFPSIHWQAAFVGNSGEFSTNLIPGFLVAFNTFSSYLMFGLSLPLLVTWKHTVFKSQSTDHGELTLFKAPAEFRRGLLRLFVQYILFHGLKLLASSAACALHRRHLMVWKIFAPRLIFEAVAMGITMFGTALGYLFTLRVHFAVQRWLEHISHNKSLEFGAVEYGKLSMKS, translated from the exons ATGGATCGTACTTGGAAGCACGTGTGTTTGGTATTGtggatttattttttgtatttgtatggTATTTATCTTTTTGCATCTGGTTTCTTGTTGAACAGAGTTGTGATTGAAAGGAAAAGTAACCGTGAAGATTTAGTTCGGTTCTTCAATAAAACTTCGGAAATAGTTCATCGACATTGCGATGTTCGTAGTGAttcaattttgtacaaattaccGCTGATATCGAGAGTTTGCAGAGAACCCTTCAGAAATGAATTCGGAAACGAAATTAGAAGGGAAGATCCTTGCGTATTTGAAAAACGTTTTTCGAGAGCTGTTATGATAATTCTTGATGGGTTAAGATACGACTTCACAATTTATCAAGAAAATGGAACTGTGAGCGGTTTGGATCGTGGAAACAgacatttatttgaaaataaattatctgttTTTCAAGAACTTAAGCAAAAACATCCAACTGGCAGTGTTTTATATCCATTTATTGCTGATCCCCCTACTACTACACTACAAAGACTGAAAGGACTTATGACTGGTAGTCTTCCAACTTTTATAGATGTTAGTGCTAACTTTGCAAGTTATGAAATTTCAGAAGATAATTTGATCGGCCAAATGCATAGCAATGGTAAAAAAATTGTCTTTATGGGAGACGACACGTGGAAAGGTTTATTTCCTAAGAAATTTCACAGATCTTATTTTTATCCATCTTTTAACGTTAAG GATTTACATACAGTGGATGATGGAATAATTAAACACTTAATACCTGAAATGGAGAGAAAAGATTGGGACATTATAATTGCACATTTTTTAGGAATTGATCACTGTGGTCATAGATTTGGGCCATCACATCCAGAAATGACAAGGAAGTTAGCCCAGATCAATAGTATTATAAG cTCAGTAGCCTCACTTATCAATAATGATATGGTGCTATTTGTATTTGGAGATCATGGAATGACATCTTCGGGTGATCACGGTGGAGACAGCAGGGATGAATTGACATCTGCTCTTTTCGTCTATACCCCTTCTAAATTATTTGATGAACATCCAGCA gAGTATTTGGAGCTGGTGCATCAAGTTGATTTAGTTCCAACCATTTCATTTTTTCTGGGTCTTCCAATCCCATTTTCAAGTCTTGGGTCAGTTATCCCATCACTTTTTTATGTAAGTACATCATCTGGTGTTCAAGACCGAGAGTTTAAAGAACTGATGTCATTGTCTGTAGCGACTGAAATTCTGATGATCAACACCATCCAAGTACAGCAGTATTTAGAAGTTTACTTCACCAATCCAGACCGCGAGACACAAAGTGAATTCATTGAGGCCGAAAATTTGTTAATTGAAGTGAATAAGACTTGGTCTGATTTCTGTGCATTTTCAGACTTCAGAAAACTGAATGAAGCAAGAAACAAACTTGAAACCATACACAATGGTTACTACCAGTAtttgaaaactattaaaaaaatttgTGACCGAAAATGGGCTACTTTTGATCTCTTTCTAATGACCAATGGTCTGATTGTTCTGACGGTCACGACAGTGTTTTGTTTCGTCTTCACATTCCTGTCAGAAAATGTAGAATCAGATGTATCTCACCTGCTTCAGTTTGCAGGAGTCTCATTAACCTTGGCCGTATGTCTGTACTTGATGGATATCTCATTTCTTTCCAAGATGTTCAACACTGggaatataactttatatatcaCTGTATTTCTAGTTTTACTACCTTCTTTATTTTACTGTATGAAATTTGTCTGTTATCAGAAGAACTTTGTATTCAACCAATTCAGTATTTCTcttcttatttttctgtatttcgTTAGTTTTTTCTCCAATAGTTATGTTGTGCATGAAGACAAGTGTTGTCAGTACCTCTTACAGGcatgtttaataataacaagACTCTTTAATAAACCGAGAACTTGTGAGAAATACAAACCAAGCCTTGACCTGGTATTTTTACTGACTGAAGCACTGGAACTGCTGTTTTTAATGGGTTCTGTTCGATGTGGTTCCTTATTTTGGAAGTGCCGTGAAGAACAGTTTCTCTGCATCTCTTCACTGCTCCCGAGCCAGTTGTCCAGCTTTCCAGCAGATTATAAAACTGTTCATCTGTTTCCAACTTGTGTTTCATTAGTGTTCACTGTTGGCTTCTTTTACTGGTTGTTATATCGCTGCTTGTACTTCTCCAAGGAGACTGCTTCTGGACTTTGTTTACTCTATGCAGTACCAAGCATGACTGTAGCCATTGTGATGTACTGGATTACTGAAGCTGTTCCTAGTGTTGTTGCAGAGAGAGTCTTTAAAGGAAAACAG GAGATTCTGCCTCAGATTGTATACATGTTGGCATCACTGAGTCTCGGTGTTGTGTGGATTTCTCCATTACCTGTGTCAAACATGAAGTCCACACCTGAGAACATGGCAAAATTAAGAACAGTCTATTCATCGAGCCTTCTCATGTTCTGTCTTATCATACTGGTGGTATCCTTCCTTCTTACAGGAGATGAATTTTCTTCATCTTTGTGTTTCCTCGTagttagtgctgccctctatgtaAAAAGATCTCCAGGTTTCACAATGAACAATGAAG GAAATCTGAATAAATTTCATCTGCCCAGCTCGGTCATTCTCACCTGGGTCCTATTTTCGTGTCATGGTTTCTTTGTTACTGGCCACCAGTGTACATTTCCATCCATTCATTGGCAAGCAGCATTTGTTGGTAATTCAGGAGAGTTCTCGACAAATCTCATTCCAGGTTTTCTGGTTGCATTCAATACATTTTCATCATATCTCATGTTTGGCCTGTCTTTGCCTCTACTGGTAACATGGAAACACACAGTTTTTAAGTCACAAAGTACAGATCACGGAGAGTTAACACTATTCAAGGCACCAGCAGAATTCCGAAGAGGATTACTTCGTTTATTTGTCCAGTACATCTTATTCCATGGACTAAAG CTGCTAGCCTCTTCGGCAGCATGTGCCCTGCATCGACGTCACCTCATGGTTTGGAAAATATTTGCACCGAGGTTAATATTTGAAGCTGTTGCTATGggaataacaatgtttggtacgGCGTTAGGATACTTGTTTACACTCAGAGTTCATTTTGCTGTACAGAGATGGCTTGAACACATCTCCCACAACAAATCCTTGGAGTTTGGAGCTGTGGAATATGGAAAGCTGTCCATGAAAAGCTAG